From a single Aspergillus puulaauensis MK2 DNA, chromosome 2, nearly complete sequence genomic region:
- a CDS encoding putative beta-glucosidase (CAZy:GH3;~COG:G;~EggNog:ENOG410PMFK;~InterPro:IPR017853,IPR036962,IPR002772,IPR036881, IPR026891,IPR013783,IPR001764;~PFAM:PF14310,PF00933,PF01915;~SECRETED:SignalP(1-22);~go_function: GO:0004553 - hydrolase activity, hydrolyzing O-glycosyl compounds [Evidence IEA];~go_process: GO:0005975 - carbohydrate metabolic process [Evidence IEA]), producing MLSILISRGLLLLHLCAGLTVAKDSSPIYKDPNASIEDRVSDLLGRMTIEDKTAQLVQGDITNWMDEETGAFNYTGLEWNMKERAGMFYVGYPVEWDWIATNVKRAQDYLVENTTLGIPAFVQTEAIHGFLVRNATIYNSPIAYGCSFNRELIYKMARLISQEALALGVNQLFAPVVDLARELRFGRVEETYSEDPYLAGEIGYQYVKGLQSHNASAQVKHYAGFSQPEQGINTAPVHGGERYLRTTWLHPFKRAIVDAGAYSIMSAYHSYDGIPAVADYHLLTEILREEWGYEYFVISDAGATDRLCNNFHLCESSPIDSESVTLQALPAGNDVEMGGGSYNFHTIPQLIESGKLDIETVDTAVARVLRAKFALGLFENPYPAAPKEEWDNLIHTKEAVDLARELDKESIVLLENHNNSLPLKKTGDIAVIGPMAHGRMNYGDYVTQSQYRGVTPLDGIKAAVGDSANINYARGCEPWSNDESGFADAITAAENSDVAIVIVGTWSRDQQELWQGLNATTGEHVDVNSLSLVGAQAPLIKAIIDTGKPTIVVFSSGKPITEPWVSSSASALVQQFYPSEQGGNALADVLFGDYNPSGKLSVSFPYYVGDLPIYYDYLNSARDVGGDAGYEADNGTLVFGHQYVLGTPEPLYPFGYGLSYVNFTYGDVKLSQTNVSATDTVTVSVDITNTDTARVGTEVVQVYIVDQIATVVVPNRQLKGFEKVVVPAGETKTVEIDIEVKELGLWNTRMKYVVEPGAFTVLVGGGSKDFRGNATFWVQ from the exons ATGTTGTCAATTCTCATTTCGAGGGGCTTACTGCTCCTTCACCTTTGCGCTGGCTTGACGGTTGCAAAGGACTCATCACCGATATACAAGGATCCAAATGCTTCAATTGAGGACCGGGTGTCGGACCTACTAGGTCGAATGACTATCGAGGATAAAACAGCGCAATTAGTACAAG GTGATATCACAAATTGGATGGATGAGGAAACTGGGGCGTTCAATTACACTGGGCTGGAATGGAATATGAAGGAAAGGGCGGGCATGTTCTACG TCGGCTATCCTGTTGAGTGGGATTGGATTGCAACCAATGTCAAACGCGCGCAAGATTACCTTGTGGAAAACACGACTCTCGGGATACCCGCGTTTGTGCAGACTGAAG CAATCCACGGATTTTTGGTTAGAAATGCCACCATCTATAACTCGCCTATTGCATACGGGTGCTCGTTTAACAGGGAG TTGATCTACAAGATGGCAAGGCTCATCAGCCAGGAGGCTCTAGCTCTGGGTGTTAATCAACTCTTTGCCCCAGTCGTTGATCTTGCTCGAGAACTACGATTTGGCCGT GTTGAAGAAACCTATTCGGAAGATCCCTACCTTGCTGGCGAAATTGGATATCAATATGTCAAGGGATTGCAAAGTCATAATGCCTCAGCCCAGGTCAAGCATTACGCTGGCTTCAGTCAGCCTGAGCAGGGAATCAACACTGCTCCTGTTCATGGAGGAGAGCGGTACCTGCGCACCAC TTGGTTACATCCTTTCAAGCGCGCGATTGTGGACGCCGGAGCTTACAGTATTATGAGTGCCTACCACTC ATATGACGGCATCCCTGCTGTTGCTGACTATCATCTACTCACCGAAATCCTTCGAGAAGAATGGGGTTATGAGTACTTTGTGATCAGTGATGCTGGAGCCACAGACCGACTTTGCAATAACTTCCATCTGTGTGAGAGTTCGCCTATTGATTCAGAATCAGTAACTCTCCAAGCCCTTCCCGCCGGGAACGATGTCGAGATGGGCGGTGGTTCATA CAACTTCCACACGATTCCTCAGCTCATAGAGTCTGGCAAGCTCGATATCGAGACTGTCGATACCGCAGTTGCGAGAGTTCTACGAGCCAAGTTTGCCCTAGGGCTCTTCGAGAACCCATACCCAGCTGCACCTAAAGAGGAATGGGATAACCTGATCCATACAAAGGAGGCCGTTGACCTGGCCAGGGAGCTAGATAAAGAATCTATCGTCCTGCTAGAAAACCACAACAACTCCCTCCCTCTCAAGAAAACAGGCGACATCGCAGTCATTGGACCAATGGCACACGGACGCATGAAC TATGGCGACTATGTCACCCAAAGCCAATATCGCGGCGTGACACCCCTCGACGGAATCAAAGCCGCCGTCGGCGACTCCGCCAACATTAACTACGCCCGGGGCTGCGAACCCTGGAGCAACGATGAATCCGGCTTCGCCGACGCCATCACTGCAGCAGAAAACTCCGACGTCGCCATCGTGATCGTAGGAACCTGGTCCCGCGACCAACAAGAACTCTGGCAAGGCCTCAACGCAACAACAGGCGAGCACGTCGACGTCAACTCTCTGTCCCTCGTCGGCGCCCAAGCACCCCtcatcaaggccatcatcGACACAGGCAAGCCAaccatcgtcgtcttctcctCCGGCAAACCAATCACAGAGCCCTGGGTGTCGTCTTCTGCCTCCGCGCTTGTCCAGCAATTCTACCCCTCCGAACAAGGCGGGAATGCACTCGCGGACGTGCTCTTCGGCGACTATAACCCGTCCGGTAAGCTCTCCGTCTCGTTTCCGTACTATGTAGGCGACCTGCCGATCTACTACGACTATCTCAACTCCGCGCGTGATGTCGGTGGTGACGCAGGCTATGAAGCGGATAATGGGACACTTGTCTTCGGGCACCAATACGTTCTCGGTACCCCTGAGCCGTTGTATCCCTTCGGATATGGGCTCAGTTACGTGAACTTCACGTACGGCGACGTGAAGCTCTCGCAGACTAATGTGTCTGCCACAGACACAGTCACTGTGTCCGTGGATATCACGAATACTGACACTGCCCGGGTTGGGACGGAAGTCGTGCAGGTTTACATCGTGGATCAGATTGCGACGGTTGTGGTGCCGAATCGTCAACTGAAAGGGTTTGAGAAGGTGGTTGTGCCTGCGGGGGAGACGAAGACTGTCGAGATTGACATTGAGGTTAAGGAGCTGGGGCTGTGGAATACGAGGATGAAGTACGTGGTTGAGCCCGGGGCGTTTACAGTTCTTGTCGGTGGGGGTTCGAAGGATTTCCGGGGGAATGCGACTTTTTGGGTGCAGTGA
- a CDS encoding DUF803 domain membrane protein (COG:S;~EggNog:ENOG410PJBB;~InterPro:IPR008521;~PFAM:PF05653;~TransMembrane:9 (n9-17c22/23o59-81i182-202o208-228i237-255o275-294i301-317o329-348i369-388o400-418i);~go_component: GO:0016021 - integral component of membrane [Evidence IEA];~go_function: GO:0015095 - magnesium ion transmembrane transporter activity [Evidence IEA];~go_process: GO:0015693 - magnesium ion transport [Evidence IEA]), with translation MDSTQEYPLAAGLLATLATTIASTPTRFPSPTLPPHSLPSLHSELGHDHGDKGDKEYEWASLIGIITALAGNVLISLALNIQRYAHIRIEKEWEHEKQQQGLSWKRTHRRGISGSSYGAVDEDRQVSGERYEDNPSGRSGRYRDDDSIQEDRLQDSTVSERTVQPENGSPQGTRKSYLRSPYWWAGIILMTLGETGNFMAYGFAPASIVSPLGVVALISNCVIAPFLLKEKFRKRDFWGVIVAIAGAVVVVLSAKSSEEKIGPHDIWVMITRWEFELYLGITAVLIVVLMWASGKYGSRSILIDVGLVGLFGGYTALSTKGVSSLLSFTLWHVITFPVTYLLAFVLVFSALMQIRYINRALQRFDSTQVIPTQFVLFTLSVIIGSAVLYQDFDAYTPSRAGKFVGGCLLTFLGVYFITSGRVRADDESSCSTDEEEAIGLLPGERYQDRLDLSPPLQAQTKNRPRPRSPDLLDGPLQSPSGSLLSTGLEDLGDNQDTPRAGLSATSPSPAGSIAADSLAEPSPGTSSQPSSLLRNPWAETFERTASDPETERPVTPPKQSVQKAASSTVLLRFPPAPDADSTGAVDGSVSNSRNNTVPQTPPRRPRNSISAHFSPGPLFSTLSGGFSAVVADSIRRNEISPAKERKTPRLRGRKKNPSASVLDNILRDGNGAGEEVNQDPDAALWDGAPRSSTATAPPDPSDGLITAPVSTGHSTPGLDGGEIARNHSDDVTTISRLRGLSDSWRRSVPWLGGVLQKRKENQEEPSETQVAERTPGEDDHPESGGGGASSSTQA, from the exons ATGGACTCTACGCAAGAGTACCCTCTGGCAGCTGGCCTGCTCGCGACTCTCGCTACTACCATTGCTTCGACACCAACGCGCTTTCCAAGCCCCACGTTGCCGCCGCACTCTCTACCGTCCTTACACTCGGAGCTTGGACACGATCACGGTGATAAAGGGGACAAGGAGTACGAGTGGGCGTCGCTGATCGGAATCATCACTGCCCTGGCCGGGAACGTGTTGATCTCGTTAGCCCTTAATATCCAGCGCTACGCTCATATTCGGATAGAGAAGGAATGGGAACACGAGAAGCAACAACAGGGGCTGAGTTGGAAGCGGACTCATCGACGGGGGATCTCAGGGAGTTCCTACGGcgccgtcgacgaagatAGACAGGTTTCGGGGGAACGCTACGAGGATAATCCTTCAGGTCGCTCCGGACGGTACCGAGACGATGATTCGATTCAGGAAGACCGATTACAGGATTCTACAGTGTCAGAGAGGACTGTGCAGCCCGAGAATGGCTCACCGCAAGGGACACGGAAGTCTTATCTGCGCTCCCCATATTGGTGGGCGGGAATAATTCTGATGACTCTCGGCGAAACTGGAAATTTCATGGCGTATGGTTTTGCTCCGGCTTCGATTGTTTCGCCTTTGGGAGTTGTGGCTTTGATCTCGAACTGTGTTATTGCGCCATTCCTGCTGAAGGAAAAGTTCCGGAAGAGGGATTTTTGGGGTGTTATTGTCGCCATCGCTggggcggtggtggttgttcTCAGCGCGAAATCATCAGAAGAGAAAATCGGACCTCATGATATCTGGGTGATGATTACGCGCTGGGAATTTGAACTCTACTTGGGCATCACTGCTGTGCTTATCGTTGTCCTCATGTGGGCAAGCGGCAAATATGGATCGCGGTCAATTCTGATAGATGTTGGGCTAGTTGGGTTATTTG GTGGATATACTGCTCTTTCGACAAAAGGAGTTTCTTCTCTGCTATCATTTACCTTGTGGCATGTTATCACATTCCCAGTTACCTACCTGTTGGCTTTCGTACTTGTCTTCAGCGCCCTGATGCAGATAAGGTACATCAATAGGGCCTTGCAGCGGTTTGATTCTACGCAGGTCATTCCCACCCAATTTGTCCTTTTCACCCTATCTGTGATCATCGGTAGCGCCGTCCTATACCAAGATTTCGACGCCTACACGCCATCTCGCGCCGGAAAATTTGTGGGCGGATGTCTTCTCACCTTTCTGGGTGTATACTTTATCACTAGCGGTCGTGTTCGTGCCGACGACGAGTCCTCCTGTTCTacagatgaggaagaagctaTCGGGCTTCTGCCTGGCGAGCGGTATCAGGACCGACTTGATCTGTCCCCTCCCCTGCAAGCTCAAACGAAGAACAGGCCGCGACCTAGAAGCCCCGATCTTCTAGACGGCCCTCTCCAGTCACCTTCAGGGTCACTTCTTAGTACGGGCCTCGAAGACCTCGGCGATAACCAGGATACCCCACGAGCGGGCTTATCCGCCACATCCCCCTCGCCGGCTGGCTCGATAGCTGCTGATTCTCTGGCGGAACCTTCTCCAGGGacttcttctcagccttcgTCTTTACTAAGGAACCCCTGGGCCGAGACTTTTGAGCGGACGGCGTCTGATCCGGAGACTGAACGGCCAGTCACCCCACCGAAACAGTCCGTGCAAAAAGCAGCCAGCTCCACTGTGCTTCTTCGGTTTCCCCCTGCCCCCGATGCGGATAGCACTGGTGCAGTAGATGGCTCAGTAAGCAACTCCCGAAACAACACTGTTCCACAGACACCGCCGCGGAGACCGCGAAACTCCATTTCTGCGCACTTTTCCCCTGGTCCCTTGTTTTCCACCCTATCTGGCGGATTCAGCGCCGTGGTTGCCGACTCAATCCGCCGCAATGAAATAAGCCCTGCGAAAGAACGAAAAACGCCGAGGCTGCGCGGTCGCAAGAAGAATCCGAGTGCATCTGTCCTTGATAATATCTTAAGGGACGGTAACGGTGCGGGTGAGGAGGTCAACCAGGACCCGGATGCTGCTCTTTGGGACGGAGCACCTCGTTCCTCTACAGCCACCGCTCCACCGGACCCTTCAGACGGCCTCATCACCGCTCCTGTCAGCACAGGACATTCCACGCCTGGTCTCGATGGTGGAGAAATTGCCCGCAACCATTCGGACGATGTCACGACGATTTCGCGTCTGCGCGGTTTGAGCGAttcttggaggaggagtgTACCGTGGCTGGGTGGCGTCCTGCAGAAACGAAAAGAGAACCAGGAGGAGCCCAGTGAAACCCAGGTTGCTGAGAGGACCCCGGGCGAGGATGACCACCCAGAGtctgggggtggaggtgCTTCATCCAGTACACAGGCTTGA
- a CDS encoding uncharacterized protein (COG:G;~EggNog:ENOG410PW2X;~InterPro:IPR020846,IPR011701,IPR036259;~PFAM:PF07690;~TransMembrane:11 (o80-103i115-133o139-158i170-192o204-226i233-252o300-320i380-399o411-433i445-463o469-497i);~go_function: GO:0022857 - transmembrane transporter activity [Evidence IEA];~go_process: GO:0055085 - transmembrane transport [Evidence IEA]), which translates to MAYDFAENNATDSSRTSDDLKGSGSDSLHMETIGTLEHSGNLEAIQTVSTGGHFPKDRTWDNESPYNPSNWPHWKKNAQIWMVSFHSMMGTFMAAGIVPAYDIFAETYGIAVQDASYLTSLQILLLGVSPLVWNPVTAIYGRYPVSLLSVFGSMICNIGGARCRSYGGQMATRVLTAILISPTIGNGSGVIAELAEPEHRGKKLGWWTLLTTLGVAVGPFLMGFVTKHIGADWIFWIFAIVNFAQLVLYIAIGDETIYNPHHERKITGFWGKFVPRKISSHSLKVKDIFLPFTLVQYPRVAIASFALAICFAYANVAISVEMPSIFGGKFGFDAQQIGLQFIPVIIGCVLGEQLSGPMCDWFLGRVRKAKGDSCPADRLWLAYIAFGTVIAGLLTWGFQLEKAKSWNVTPLVGVAIASFGNQMQTTILTTFAVESKRERASQVGVFVNVCRQVYCFVGPFYFTPMFDTLGLAVSAGIFVAIIGGCSLIPIMAIQFVATRADRP; encoded by the exons ATGGCCTACGACTTCGCAGAAAATAATGCCACCGATAGCTCCAGGACGAGTGACGACCTCAAAGGGTCTGGCTCTGATTCTTTACATATGGAAACTATAGGAACTCTCGAGCACTCTGGGAACCTAGAGGCCATCCAAACGGTGTCTACAGGCGGACATTTCCCCAAAGACAGAACATGGGATAATGAGTCCCCCTATAACCCCAGCAACTGGCCccattggaagaagaacgcgCAGATCTGGATGGTTTCTTTTCATTCGATGATGGGCACATTCATGGCAGCTGGCATTGTCCCTGCCTATGATATCTTTGCGGAAACATATGGCATTGCGGTGCAGGATGCAAGCTACCTGACATCACTCCAG atcctcctACTCGGTGTATCCCCGCTAGTCTGGAACCCAGTCACCGCAATCTACGGCCGGTACCCCGTCTCCCTCCTTTCAGTCTTCGGCAGCATGATCTGCAACATCGGTGGCGCTCGATGCCGCTCCTACGGCGGCCAAATGGCCACGCGGGTTCTCAcagccatcctcatctcgCCCACAATCGGCAACGGCAGCGGCGTCATCGCCGAGCTCGCAGAGCCCGAGCATCGCGGCAAGAAACTCGGTTGGTGGACGCTCCTCACCACCCTAGGCGTTGCCGTAGGGCCCTTCCTCATGGGCTTCGTGACCAAGCATATCGGTGCCGActggatcttctggatcttcgcCATTGTCAACTTCGCCCAGCTCGTGCTGTACATCGCCATCGGCGACGAAACAATCTATAACCCGCACCACGAGCGCAAGATCACCGGGTTCTGGGGCAAGTTCGTTCCAAGGAAGATTTCCTCTCATTCTCTGAAGGTGAAggatatcttcctcccctttaCGTTGGTGCAGTATCCGCGCGTGGCTATTGCATCCTTTGCACTCGCCATCTGCTTCGCCTACGCCAACGTCGCAATCAGCGTCGAAATGCCCTCCATATTCGGCGGCAAGTTCGGCTTCGACGCGCAGCAGATCGGGCTGCAGTTCATCCCTGTCATTATTGGGTGCGTGCTGGGTGAACAGCTCAGCGGGCCCATGTGTGATTGGTTCCTAGGCCGGGTGCGCAAGGCCAAGGGGGATTCCTGCCCTGCTGACCGGTTGTGGCTTGCGTATATTGCCTTTGGCACTGTCATTGCGGGCCTCTTGACCTGGGGgttccagctggagaaggcgaaaagCTGGAACGTCACGCcgcttgttggtgttgctATTGCGAGTTTTGGGAACCAGATGCAGACGACCATTTTGACGACTTTTGCTGTTGAAAGTAAACGGGAGCGTGCGAGTCAGGTTGGTGTTTTTGTTAATGTTTGTCGGCAGGTTTACTGTTTT GTCGGGCCGTTCTACTTCACGCCCATGTTCGACACGCTGGGGCTAGCTGTGTCCGCTGGGATATTTGTGGCAATTATCGGTGGCTGCTCTCTGATTCCGATCATGGCAATCCAGTTTGTTGCTACTCGCGCTGATCGGCCTTGA
- a CDS encoding WD40 repeat domain-containing protein (COG:O;~EggNog:ENOG410PK80;~InterPro:IPR036322,IPR015943,IPR019775,IPR001680, IPR017986;~PFAM:PF00400;~go_function: GO:0005515 - protein binding [Evidence IEA]), with the protein MDGFDEEAFKKFFPTSFGKQEKKTDVSAQIDQTKRATKPDASDEKAKSITDGGVGADAKSDSDEDDVGPAAPGDRGSDRSDDSDDSDSDSDDEDEFPVSHELVMKTHERAVTTITVDPAGSRLISGSTDCTLKLHDFASMTPSTIRSFKSVDPSAKKQSAAQETHAVHYAAFNPISPAYVLVVSATPQPRILNRDGDSVTEFVKGDMYLRDMHNTKGHVSEVTSGVWSPTDENLCATAGTDSTVRIWDANVGRSQKEVIMHKSRAAGSAGRSKMTAVAWGSPKQGGADVLVAAALDGSLMMWSGNGPYTRPSAEVRNAHTKDTWTSGIDISSDGRLVITKGGDDTIKLWDTRKFKQPITTVAHPSSSSRFPTSNIIFSPTSASVVTGSETGHLHILNPATLRPELVTPVTPGSPLITVQWHEKLNQILTGSANAETHVLYNPNMSSKGAALVMSKAPKRRHIDDDPALTMNLAQGISGDSVVVGSNGVPHYSSATWSARHPTIGLTASGRSRDPRRPHLPVQTPFAKSQPDEKHIRENIPLSSMRDEDPREALLKYAEKAKKDPIFTKAWEETQPTPIYRDLSDDEEPEPDRKKARH; encoded by the coding sequence ATGGATGGGTTCGACGAGGAAGCGTTCAAGAAGTTCTTTCCAACGAGCTTTGGaaagcaggagaagaaaacGGATGTCAGCGCCCAAATCGACCAGACGAAACGTGCCACCAAGCCGGACGCCAGCGATGAGAAGGCAAAGTCGATCACAGACGGCGGTGTTGGTGCCGATGCGAAGTCTGatagcgatgaggatgatgtaGGGCCTGCAGCTCCGGGAGACAGGGGTAGCGACAGATCAGACGATTCAGACGATTCCGACTCCGAttccgacgacgaggacgagttcCCGGTATCGCACGAGCTTGTCATGAAAACGCATGAGCGCGCAGTTACCACCATTACCGTTGACCCGGCAGGATCCCGATTAATATCCGGTTCCACAGACTGTACATTAAAACTTCACGATTTTGCCTCCATGACTCCTTCAACAATCCGCTCCTTCAAGTCCGTCGACCCCTCCGCAAAGAAGCAGTCGGCAGCACAAGAAACGCATGCCGTGCATTATGCAGCTTTCAACCCCATTTCCCCGGCCTACGTTCTGGTCGTCTCTGCTACGCCACAACCGAGGATATTGAATCGCGATGGTGACAGTGTCACCGAGTTTGTGAAGGGTGATATGTACCTGAGGGACATGCATAACACCAAGGGACACGTATCGGAGGTGACGAGCGGTGTATGGTCTCCAACTGATGAGAATCTGTGCGCGACCGCAGGAACGGATAGCACAGTGCGGATATGGGATGCCAATGTTGGAAGGTCGCAGAAGGAGGTGATCATGCACAAGTCTAGGGCTGCTGGATCCGCTGGTCGGAGCAAAATGACTGCAGTCGCTTGGGGTTCACCTAAACAGGGTGGTGCGGATGTCCTTGTTGCGGCTGCCCTGGACGGAAGCTTGATGATGTGGAGTGGGAATGGACCTTATACACGACCAAGCGCTGAGGTCAGGAATGCCCATACCAAGGATACCTGGACCAGTGGAATCGATATCAGTTCCGATGGGAGACTCGTCATTACCAAGGGCGGAGACGACACCATCAAATTGTGGGATACGAGGAAGTTCAAACAGCCAATTACGACTGTTGCCCACCCATCCAGCTCTTCCCGATTCCCGACTTCAaacatcatcttctctccTACCTCAGCGAGTGTTGTAACTGGCTCAGAGACCGGCCACTTACACATCTTGAATCCCGCTACACTGAGGCCTGAACTAGTTACACCAGTTACGCCTGGATCCCCGTTGATCACGGTTCAATGGCATGAGAAGTTGAATCAAATCCTCACCGGTTCCGCAAATGCGGAAACGCACGTTTTATATAACCCGAACATGTCTAGCAAGGGTGCCGCCCTGGTTATGTCCAAGGCACCCAAGCGCCGCCACATCGACGATGACCCAGCCCTTACCATGAATCTCGCACAGGGTATTTCGGGAGATTCGGTGGTTGTCGGATCGAACGGCGTTCCACATTATAGCTCTGCTACTTGGTCTGCACGGCACCCTACGATTGGATTAACGGCTTCGGGCCGATCAAGAGACCCCCGACGGCCTCACCTGCCGGTGCAAACCCCGTTCGCAAAATCGCAACCAGACGAAAAACATATTCGGGAAAATATCCCGCTTAGCTCTATGCGTGATGAAGATCCCCGGGAGGCGCTGCTAAAATACGCTGAAAAAGCCAAAAAGGACCCGATCTTCACCAAGGCATGGGAGGAAACGCAGCCTACACCAATTTATCGCGATCtcagtgatgatgaagaaccGGAGCCGGATAGGAAGAAGGCGCGGCATTGA
- a CDS encoding uncharacterized protein (COG:S;~EggNog:ENOG410PNHI) has product METAPLTLAHTHARNAVLETRKSNPVAASEEHDLAAGEFATVAQNSRDREALRTLHLLEQHHKKLAHILRFQHENPPSAATGELSQNTTEPETSKTDSQQLPKLIGNPRLPKRETSSIASNLASARGIPAQPRRASPVSPTLSSQQAGAKMTDGPAKVKNSESRLRGTQASGQRDRASHIPSQKQPWSPPIGSPTDITSQQFVPSETSEPAQPMHRQSATEEPFQRFYSTFEGLISRISAPLAFAGLPLGSDGSSNASATRKSSAETRIDRQTAVSDRSGSSAEPDISRIFSRAALKAIRDSNGGGGGGMGTGNAAESFYVVPTTGGTVSYAGILTRAEKEARRNSIDEADDDFVDARETPSSPELLQTSKGKGKGQTGRASDKLTSLQPPKTLEELQMENQALRHLSDTLSKRLHMWEVNAQSSSMALQQSLKAMHHQNIPSPEHVPQSGSAVPSPTAALSTAATTEQDLRIKELEEIIRQGERELDQAGRENEKLRNVLGRYRDRWEKLKEGAKSRRAEGRAGEASTKTNSAGTAQQSTGAEVSPGEIEQEMPPNEPEAKAEES; this is encoded by the exons ATGGAGACTGCTCCTCTGACTCTG GCTCACACTCACGCCCGGAATGCAGTCCTTGAAACCCGCAAGTCTAATCCTGTAGCTGCAAGCGAAGAGCACGACTTGGCTGCTGGTGAGTTTGCAACAGTCGCGCAAAATAGTAGGGACCGTGAG GCTTTACGAACGCTCCATCTGCTCGAACAACACCACAAGAAACTCGCTCATATCCTTCGCTTCCAACATGAGAACCCACCATCTGCTGCTACCGGGGAACTTTCCCAAAATACTACAGAACCAGAGACGTCGAAGACCGATAGCCAACAGCTTCCAAAACTGATCGGAAACCCTCGTTTACCAAAAAGAGAAACGTCTTCGATCGCGAGCAACTTGGCATCCGCACGAGGAATTCCAGCCCAACCGCGCCGTGCGTCGCCTGTATCGCCTACTCTCTCGTCCCAGCAGGCTGGGGCGAAAATGACGGACGGACCTGCAAAAGTCAAGAATAGCGAGTCGAGATTACGGGGCACACAAGCGTCTGGGCAGAGAGATCGTGCGAGCCACATTCCGAGTCAGAAGCAGCCATGGTCGCCCCCGATCGGTAGCCCTACCGATATCACCTCCCAGCAATTCGTACCATCCGAAACTTCAGAACCGGCGCAGCCTATGCACCGACAATCTGCCACCGAGGAACCGTTTCAACGGTTCTACTCAACATTTGAAGGTCTCATTTCTCGGATATCAGCACCGTTGGCCTTTGCGGGACTTCCTCTCGGATCGGACGGTAGCAGCAATGCGAGTGCAACTCGTAAATCGTCTGCGGAGACAAGAATTGATAGACAAACCGCCGTGTCGGACCGCTCCGGATCCTCAGCCGAGCCTGATATCAGCCGCATCTTTTCCCGTGCCGCTCTAAAAGCCATTCGAGACTCaaatggaggaggagggggtgggatGGGAACAGGAAACGCAGCAGAGTCGTTCTACGTGGTACCTACGACTGGTGGAACCGTGTCTTACGCGGGTATTTTGACCAGGGCTGAAAAGGAAGCGCGCCGGAACAGCATCGATGAAGCGGACGATGACTTCGTCGATGCCCGAGAAACACCTTCCTCCCCCGAGCTGCTCCAGACAAGCAAAGGCAAGGGAAAGGGCCAAACAGGTCGAGCGAGCGATAAACTCACGAGTCTCCAACCGCCTAAAACACTAGAAGAATTGCAAATGGAGAATCAAGCACTACGTCATCTCTCTGACACCTTGTCTAAACGCTTACATATGTGGGAAGTCAATGCACAATCATCGTCCATGGCACTGCAACAGTCTCTTAAGGCAATGCACCACCAGAACATACCGTCTCCGGAGCATGTTCCTCAATCTGGCTCTGCAGTGCCATCGCCCACGGCAGCTCTTTCTACAGCAGCAACCACAGAGCAAGACCTGCGAATtaaggagctcgaggaaatAATCCGACAGGGTGAAAGGGAACTTGACCAAGCAGGTCGGGAAAACGAAAAACTTCGCAATGTGCTTGGCCGTTATAGAGATCGTTGGGAAAAGCTCAAGGAGGGAGCCAAATCAAGGCGCGCGGAAGGGAGGGCAGGGGAGGCCAGCACAAAGACTAACAGCGCTGGCACTGCACAGCAGAGTACTGGCGCGGAAGTTAGTCCAGGTGAGATAGAGCAAGAAATGCCTCCCAATGAGCCAGAAGCAAAAGCGGAGGAGTCATAA